AGATATAATATAACCGAAGAAGATGGGCATATCCTTGCTGAAAAGGGCAGATTTTCAAGGTGGGGGCCATATGTCAATCATATTGGATTAATTATTATTTTGCTTGCCGCCCTTTTAAGACAAACCTCTGTTTTTTACATGGAGGAGTACGTCTGGATACGTGAAGGAGAGAAGCAAGTTCTCCCTGGAACGAATCAGCAGTATTACATTGAGAATAAAGATTTTATTTTAGAAAATTATGATCCTGAAGATGAAAAATTTAAAGATGCCTTAGCGAAGGAAGGGGTACCAGTAGCTAGCAATTATCAAACAAATGCTGTTATTTATAAAGCAATGGAACCTGAAGTGACTGGTGCCGAACCTGAGTTGAAAAAGATAGAGGAAGGGAGTATTCGGTTAAACGAACCAATTAAATTTGACAATTATGTAGTTTATCAGCGAGGTTATCAGCAAAATGAATTTTCCAGTATGTCATTTAAAATTCATGAAACCGATGATGCCGATGAACAATCACTGGGGGAATTTACAATTGATTTTACTTCACCTAAGTCCGAATATGAGTTAGAAAGTGGATTTAAAGTAGAAATTAATAACTATTATCCTGATTATTACTTGGATGATAAGGGGGAACCAGCTTCAGAGACGGATTATCCAAGAAATCCAGCGTTTGTGATGATGGTTTACCCACCTGATGGAAGTGAACCAGAAATTAGCTTTTTAGGGATTGGCAAGAATATCGACGCGACTGGCGAAAACGATTATAAAGTAGGTATTACAAACTTTGAGATGCGTGATGTTAGTGGATTAAGTGTGCGTCGGGATTATTCACTGCCATACTTTATTGTCGGCGCTATCATCTTTATGATTGGTGTTATTCAGGGGATGTACTGGCACCATCGCAGAATCTGGATCCGCCCTCAAGACGGTGGGATTTTGTTAGCTGCCCATACGAATAAAAACTGGCATGGTGTTAAACGTGATATTGAAAAAATGATTGACGGGACAAATATTCAGATGGTAACGGATCAGCAAGAATTGGATAAATAGATAGTTGTGGCATATCCGCATGTAAGGGACAGTAGAGAGACTCCTATTTGAGGGAGCCTGAAGTAGAACAAAGAGGGCGAAGTAGGAAAGAACGGCATGCAGATGCCCGTTTTGGCGTGTATGTTGTAGGTCGTAGGAGGCGCGATAACGTGACGTCTGCGATTTTGGCTCAATCAGTGGGGGAGAAAGAACTCCCACTGATTGAAGTTTCAGTTCATTAGGAGGGGTTTCATGAATAACTTAATCGAATTAAGTAGTACGCTTTTATATACTGCATTTTTACTTTACTTAGTTGCAACTTTATTTTTTTCGTTTACAATTGGAAGTAAGAGAAAGTCTGATGGGAAAGCTGCTAAAATAGGAATTACGTTAACCATCATCGGTTTTATCACCCAATTAGGGTATTTTATTACC
This genomic interval from Virgibacillus pantothenticus contains the following:
- the resB gene encoding cytochrome c biogenesis protein ResB, translated to MKKIKCECGHVNPEGTVLCESCGKPIEENQHIDGNDKKKLLNMRYDGTARRSQTYNKSIVDKIWSFFSSVKVGVWLIVIALIASAIGSIFPQEQYIPADAVSRDPAIFYEERYGILGQIFYQLGFHNLYSSWWYMILIALIGISLVICSLDRFVPLFRALRKQKAKRHATFLQRQRLFSKTEHVSDEDMETVKQRLEKQRYNITEEDGHILAEKGRFSRWGPYVNHIGLIIILLAALLRQTSVFYMEEYVWIREGEKQVLPGTNQQYYIENKDFILENYDPEDEKFKDALAKEGVPVASNYQTNAVIYKAMEPEVTGAEPELKKIEEGSIRLNEPIKFDNYVVYQRGYQQNEFSSMSFKIHETDDADEQSLGEFTIDFTSPKSEYELESGFKVEINNYYPDYYLDDKGEPASETDYPRNPAFVMMVYPPDGSEPEISFLGIGKNIDATGENDYKVGITNFEMRDVSGLSVRRDYSLPYFIVGAIIFMIGVIQGMYWHHRRIWIRPQDGGILLAAHTNKNWHGVKRDIEKMIDGTNIQMVTDQQELDK